The Mucilaginibacter terrae region GGAAGGTTTCATCTAAGTCAGCATTTTTAAGCACGATGGAGATCATGCCACCGAAATCGCGCATTTGTTTTTTGGCAACCTCGTGGTTAGGATGATCGGTGAAACCCGGCCAGTATATTTTTTCAACCTTAGGGTGATCTTTCAAAAACTCGGCTATGGCACGGCCATTTTCGCAATGGGCTTTCATGCGCAGGTGTAGGGTTTTAATACCGCGCAGGGCTAAAAAACTGTCCATTGGTCCGGGTGTGGCACCACAGGCGTTGTAAATAAACCACAGGCGTTTGTACAGTTCCTCGTCGTTGAGCATTAAGGCTCCCATCACCAAATCGGAGTGACCGCCAATGTACTTGGTAACTGAGTGCATTACAATATCGGCACCCAAATCCATAGGGTTTTGCAGATAAGGTGAGGCGAAAGTATTATCCACCACCAAAGTAAGCTCATGCTTCTTAGTGATTGCCGCAACGGCCTCAATATCCACCACCTGCATGGTTGGGTTAGTAGGTGTTTCTATCCAAACCAGTTTGGTGTTTTTGTTTACGTATTCTTCGATGATGGTCGGGTCACTCAAGTCGAGGAAATGAAACGTAATGCCATAAGCGGCAAAAATCTTCGTAAAGATACGATACGAACCACCATACAGATCGTTACCGGTAATTACCTCGTCGCCGGGCGAAAGTAGTTTCATAACCGCATCGGTAGCACCCATACCGCTCGAAAAGGCTAAGCCATATTTAGCATTCTCTAAAGCTGCTAAACAATCCTCTAAAGCTTTGCGGGTTGGGTTGGTGCCACGCGAGTACTCATAGCCCTTATTATCGCCCGGTGCAGACTGTGCATAGGTTGATGTTTGGTATATAGGCGTCATTACCGCGCCTGTAGTTGGATCGGGGTGTTGCCCCGCATGTATTGCTTTAGTTCCGAATTTCATTAGTTGGTTGATTGAGTTGATTGAGTTGATTAAGTAAGTGGTTAAGCGCATTACAAATCATCAATCTTTTGCTTCTTTAAATATAAAATGTAACCGTTTATTAACTTCAGGCAGGCATCATACTCTGCCCGAAACGCTATTAACACTTCTTTTGAAATTATATTTTCATCAAGTGCAATTATCATATGGTCAAGTGTTTCAGATAAAGAACCCCTTGCCATGATACAAAAACGGATATTATCCTGATAAGGATAACGACCATGTCCTTCAGCAATATTATTACCAATAGATCTGACTGCGCGCGTTAGTTGATCGTAAGTCTGTAAGATTCTTCTTTAGGGAAAGATTTAACTATATCTCTAACCCAATTTCTAATCTTTCTGGATTGCTTCAAAACTTCTAACTCTGTAAACGAAGCCATGTTGTATTGAAACTACTCACCCAATAAACTTAATCAACTACTCACTAACAGCCTAATACGCTCTTGCAAAAAGCACCCGCTGCGTCGACGGCTTACCTGTCAAAATACATTTGCCTTCTTCCTGTTTATTATTTAACGGAATACAGCGAATGGTTGCCTTGGTTTCGTCTTTAATACGTTGCTCGGTTTCGGGTGTGCCATCCCAATGAGCCGACAGGAAGCCTGGTTTTTCATCTAACAAACGTTTAAACTCATCATATGTATCAACCTCTACTGTGTTTTCCGCACGGAAGTTTAACGCTTTTTGATAGATGTTAGTCTGTATCTCCTCTAACAATTGTTCAATGTGAGCGGCTAAGCCTTCCTGAATTACGGTCTCCTTGGTGCGGGTATCGCGGCGGGCCAGTTCTACCGTTCCGTTTTGCATATCGCGGCTGCCAATGGCAATGCGCAAAGGCACACCTTTAAGCTCGTATTCGGCAAATTTAAAGCCCGGACGTTGCGTGTCGCGGTCATCAAATTTTATAGAGATGCCTTTGGCGCGCAGCTCGGCACTAAGTCCTTTGATGTAAGTGCGGATGTTTTCTAACTCTTCGTCGTGCTTGTATATAGGCACGGCAACCACCTGTATAGGCGCTAATTTTGGCGGAAGAACCAAGCCGGCATCATCAGAGTGGGTCATGATCAAGGCACCCATTAAGCGGGTTGATACCCCCCATGAGGTGGCCCAAACATGTTCCAATTTACCTTCTTTATTGCTGAATTTCACATCGAATGCTTTGGCAAAATTTTGTCCTAAAAAGTGCGAAGTACCGGCTTGCAGCGCTTTGCCATCTTGCATTAAAGCTTCGATGCAATAGGTGTCTAATGCACCTGCAAAACGCTCATTAGCCGTTTT contains the following coding sequences:
- a CDS encoding four helix bundle protein, which produces MLQTYDQLTRAVRSIGNNIAEGHGRYPYQDNIRFCIMARGSLSETLDHMIIALDENIISKEVLIAFRAEYDACLKLINGYILYLKKQKIDDL
- a CDS encoding cystathionine gamma-synthase, which translates into the protein MKFGTKAIHAGQHPDPTTGAVMTPIYQTSTYAQSAPGDNKGYEYSRGTNPTRKALEDCLAALENAKYGLAFSSGMGATDAVMKLLSPGDEVITGNDLYGGSYRIFTKIFAAYGITFHFLDLSDPTIIEEYVNKNTKLVWIETPTNPTMQVVDIEAVAAITKKHELTLVVDNTFASPYLQNPMDLGADIVMHSVTKYIGGHSDLVMGALMLNDEELYKRLWFIYNACGATPGPMDSFLALRGIKTLHLRMKAHCENGRAIAEFLKDHPKVEKIYWPGFTDHPNHEVAKKQMRDFGGMISIVLKNADLDETFRISSNFKVFTLAESLGGVESLINHPATMTHGSIPKEVREKVGVVDNLLRISVGVEDIEDLLEDLKNALS
- the proS gene encoding proline--tRNA ligase — its product is MSKGIISKDEDYSQWFNDLVIKADLAEYAPVRGCMIIKPYGYSIWEKMQAALDKMFKDTGHSNAYFPLFIPKSFFSKEASHVDGFAKECAVVTHYRLKNDGEGNIIVDEDAKLEEELIVRPTSETIIWHTYKGWIQSYRDLPILVNQWANVVRWEMRTRLFLRTTEFLWQEGHTAHATAEEAIAETEQMLDVYADFVENWMGVPVVKGRKTANERFAGALDTYCIEALMQDGKALQAGTSHFLGQNFAKAFDVKFSNKEGKLEHVWATSWGVSTRLMGALIMTHSDDAGLVLPPKLAPIQVVAVPIYKHDEELENIRTYIKGLSAELRAKGISIKFDDRDTQRPGFKFAEYELKGVPLRIAIGSRDMQNGTVELARRDTRTKETVIQEGLAAHIEQLLEEIQTNIYQKALNFRAENTVEVDTYDEFKRLLDEKPGFLSAHWDGTPETEQRIKDETKATIRCIPLNNKQEEGKCILTGKPSTQRVLFARAY